A window of Candidatus Eisenbacteria bacterium contains these coding sequences:
- a CDS encoding M48 family metalloprotease, protein MKRGLIVFGVILAGLVVVILAMSQKNPYSGRVLPVEMTPEDESALGTHMAPWMSQQLGGLDPDTDAQGMVTAAGDRIAGAAVAGGSTYRFQFHVLADTALAEAYALPGGHIFLTRGLLERLENEAQLAGVLAHQVAHVLARHTVKPFTRADTTAGAVRRVLDRTYGVEEETEADTLSVRLLGNAGYDPRALIELLRVAEEATRLGGGRGFSLRHPFPEDRRKLLNEAIARTYAQGIPSTLTLGRWFAPEPPESPDHADEMEEHDPADSAAAVD, encoded by the coding sequence ATGAAGCGCGGCCTCATCGTGTTCGGAGTGATCCTGGCAGGCCTGGTCGTCGTGATCCTGGCGATGAGCCAGAAGAACCCATACTCGGGCAGGGTGCTGCCGGTCGAGATGACCCCGGAGGACGAGTCGGCGCTCGGGACCCACATGGCTCCCTGGATGTCCCAGCAGCTGGGAGGTCTGGATCCGGACACCGACGCGCAGGGAATGGTCACGGCCGCGGGTGACCGGATCGCGGGGGCGGCCGTGGCGGGCGGTAGCACGTATCGGTTCCAGTTCCACGTCCTCGCCGATACGGCACTGGCCGAAGCCTACGCGCTCCCCGGAGGCCACATCTTCCTCACGCGTGGTCTCCTGGAACGGCTCGAGAACGAGGCGCAGCTCGCGGGCGTGCTCGCCCATCAGGTCGCGCACGTGCTCGCGCGGCATACCGTGAAGCCCTTCACTCGCGCCGACACCACCGCCGGCGCCGTGCGGCGCGTGCTGGATCGTACGTACGGAGTCGAGGAAGAGACCGAGGCCGACACGCTCTCCGTGCGGCTCCTCGGGAACGCCGGATACGACCCGAGGGCGTTGATCGAGCTCCTGCGCGTCGCGGAAGAGGCGACGCGCCTGGGCGGCGGGCGAGGGTTCTCGCTCCGCCACCCCTTTCCCGAGGATCGAAGGAAGCTCCTCAACGAGGCCATCGCGCGGACCTACGCGCAGGGCATTCCGAGCACGCTGACCTTGGGGCGATGGTTCGCGCCCGAGCCGCCCGAATCGCCCGACCACGCGGACGAGATGGAAGAGCACGATCCCGCGGACTCCGCGGCGGCCGTCGACTGA
- the tadA gene encoding tRNA adenosine(34) deaminase TadA: MEAALAEAEAAASEGEVPIGAVVVWGNRIVGRGHNRVETTQDPTAHAEILAIGAAAQTVKTWRLDEAVLYVTLEPCHMCAGAIVLARIARLVFGALDPKAGACGSLAMVPQDLRLNHRVEVVSGVLAEEAAELLQRFFRERRRAINRLEN, encoded by the coding sequence ATGGAAGCCGCGCTCGCCGAGGCCGAAGCCGCCGCCTCGGAGGGAGAGGTTCCCATCGGGGCGGTCGTCGTTTGGGGGAACCGGATCGTCGGCCGCGGGCACAACCGGGTCGAGACCACCCAGGACCCCACCGCCCACGCCGAGATCCTCGCGATCGGTGCCGCCGCCCAGACCGTCAAGACCTGGCGGCTGGACGAAGCCGTCCTCTACGTCACCCTGGAGCCCTGCCACATGTGCGCGGGGGCCATCGTGCTCGCGCGGATCGCCCGGCTCGTCTTCGGGGCGCTCGACCCCAAGGCGGGCGCATGCGGCTCGCTCGCCATGGTGCCCCAGGATCTCCGCCTGAATCACCGCGTCGAAGTGGTTTCGGGGGTGCTCGCCGAGGAGGCCGCGGAGCTCTTGCAGCGGTTCTTCCGGGAGCGGCGCCGGGCCATCAACCGCCTGGAAAACTGA
- a CDS encoding GNAT family N-acetyltransferase: MGNALNRELGVDVESFTTERILEDGFGAAPKFSLLVAEMGGVPAGYALYHASYDSDIAAPSLWLVDLYVEERARRAGAGRALMRALAREALRSGARTVAWCVQDRNERAIAFYRALGAPGLPVHVMELRDEKLSALADGTSP, from the coding sequence ATGGGGAATGCCCTGAACCGCGAGCTCGGGGTGGACGTCGAGTCCTTCACGACGGAGCGAATCCTCGAGGACGGGTTCGGCGCGGCTCCCAAGTTCTCGCTGCTCGTTGCGGAGATGGGCGGAGTCCCCGCCGGCTATGCCCTCTACCACGCATCCTACGACTCGGATATCGCGGCGCCGTCCCTCTGGCTGGTGGATCTCTATGTCGAGGAGCGCGCGCGACGGGCCGGTGCGGGGCGAGCCCTCATGCGCGCTCTCGCTCGGGAGGCGCTTCGATCGGGCGCGAGAACGGTCGCGTGGTGCGTCCAGGACCGGAACGAGCGCGCGATCGCGTTCTATCGTGCGCTGGGGGCCCCCGGGCTCCCCGTTCACGTCATGGAGCTCCGTGACGAGAAGCTGAGCGCTCTGGCGGACGGAACCTCGCCGTGA
- a CDS encoding cation diffusion facilitator family transporter, with product MPLRTTHPIHAGSYVRGKRASAVGLLVNLVLGGGKLVAGVLGHSQALVADAVESLGDSVGSLIVWRALHVASKPPDSDHPYGHGKAEPLAAALVAVLLFAAAIGIAVESVHQIVVPHQSPEPFTLAVVLVVVLVKEILFRRMARVSHETGSHAVRTDAWHQRSDAITSGAAAVGITIALLGGPGWAAADDWAALFASGIILLTGWRLLKPSVEELMDTSAAPDLTEEVRRVAETRPEVHRVEKLFLRKMGLYYVADMHMEVDPEMSVRVSHALAHDVKEDVQRHVPQVVEVTIHVEPSGSEPGRSVGTP from the coding sequence ATGCCGCTACGCACCACGCACCCGATCCACGCGGGGAGCTACGTCCGGGGAAAGCGCGCCAGCGCGGTCGGGCTCCTGGTGAATCTCGTCCTGGGTGGCGGGAAGCTCGTCGCGGGGGTGCTGGGACACAGCCAGGCGCTCGTCGCCGACGCGGTGGAATCCCTCGGTGACTCGGTCGGCTCCCTCATCGTGTGGCGCGCGCTCCACGTCGCCTCGAAGCCTCCCGACAGCGACCACCCCTACGGCCACGGCAAGGCCGAGCCGCTCGCGGCTGCGCTCGTCGCCGTGCTCCTCTTCGCCGCCGCGATCGGGATCGCGGTCGAGTCGGTCCACCAGATCGTCGTGCCGCACCAGAGCCCGGAGCCCTTCACGCTCGCCGTGGTGCTCGTGGTCGTGCTGGTGAAGGAGATCCTCTTCCGGCGGATGGCCCGCGTGAGCCACGAGACCGGGAGCCACGCGGTCCGGACGGATGCCTGGCACCAGCGGAGCGACGCGATCACCTCCGGCGCGGCCGCGGTCGGGATCACGATCGCGCTCCTCGGAGGGCCGGGCTGGGCCGCCGCCGACGACTGGGCCGCGCTCTTCGCGAGCGGGATCATCCTCCTGACCGGCTGGCGGCTCCTCAAACCCTCGGTCGAGGAGCTCATGGACACGAGCGCGGCTCCCGACCTGACCGAGGAGGTGCGCCGCGTGGCCGAGACCCGGCCGGAGGTGCACCGCGTCGAGAAGCTGTTCCTGCGCAAGATGGGCCTCTATTACGTGGCGGACATGCACATGGAGGTCGACCCGGAGATGTCGGTCCGGGTGAGTCACGCGCTCGCGCACGACGTCAAAGAGGACGTGCAGCGCCACGTTCCTCAGGTCGTGGAGGTGACGATCCACGTGGAGCCGTCCGGCAGCGAGCCCGGCCGCTCCGTGGGAACCCCTTGA